Proteins co-encoded in one Aspergillus luchuensis IFO 4308 DNA, chromosome 6, nearly complete sequence genomic window:
- the MDR1_4 gene encoding MFS transporter (COG:U;~EggNog:ENOG410QDYJ;~InterPro:IPR020846,IPR011701,IPR036259;~PFAM:PF07690;~TransMembrane:12 (i75-94o114-132i144-162o168-191i203-225o237-263i311-330o350-371i391-410o416-436i448-469o481-503i);~go_function: GO:0022857 - transmembrane transporter activity [Evidence IEA];~go_process: GO:0055085 - transmembrane transport [Evidence IEA]), translated as MDVLLRESAFGRILNYLSNGNLFRAPDHAKSKSEVTTSESPSPTSPGALDFILVDFSGPDDPDIPRNWPMLAKTVAMIDVMLLNFSFYAASAIFTPSIPLFEKDLGATTAEGTLGLSLFVIAYGIGPLILSPLSNLPSIGRTPVYVLGSFAFCLFNIGTALAKNLQTILVLRFFGGLVGSAPISVGGATLMEVFKPNQCPYAIALYAVSGVCGPILGPILGTLVIERWQTWTATLWLLSGVTAFTTVFIFFLLPETLSTNILLRRAQRLRRQTGDPAYQSQAELDTPGASLAVRIARQTVDDFKLSCTDPVILFVNMHTMLIYGILYLWFEFFPFVFDGIYHFNDIQQGLAFFGILVGAALSVIVYVLWLYFSYQPRVANSDIIVEPEARLVPGQIGAVCIPICLFIFAWTSREGVHWIVPIIGTAFFAPGFYLTFQSVLNYLGESYPRYIASVFAGNTFFRSSFGGALPLAAPQMLKSLGIGWSSSTLGFISVAMLPLPFILERYGKRLRSWSKYAN; from the exons ATGGATGTCTTACTGCGAGAAAGTGCTTTTGGCCGAATTCTCAACTACCTCTCCAACGGCAACCTTTTTCGGGCCCCTGACCACGCAAAATCGAAAAGTGAAGTGACCACGAGCGAAAGTCCGTCGCCTACATCTCCAGGTGCTCTTGACTTTATCCTTGTGGATTTTAGCGGACCCGATGATCCAGACATTCCCAGGAATTGGCCAATGTTGGCGAAGACAGTTGCCATGATCGATGTGATGTTATTGAACTTCAGTTTCTACGCGGCATCAGCAATCTTCACGCCGAGTATTCCCTTATTCGAGAAGGATTTAGGTGCGACAACTGCCGAAGGAACATTGGGACTCTCCCTTTTCGTTATAGCATATGGCATTGGGCCTCTCATT CTTTCTCCTCTGTCCAACTTACCCTCGATTGGACGCACTCCGGTATATGTTCTCGGCTCTTTTGCATTTTGCCTGTTTAATATAGGGACTGCCCTGGCCAAGAACCTGCAAACCATACTAGTCCTGCGCTTTTTTGGGGGTCTAGTCGGAAGTGCACCTATTAGTGTGGGAGGCGCTACACTGATGGAGGTCTTCAAGCCTAACCAGTGCCCGTATGCGATTGCCCTGTACGCGGTCAGTGGAGTCTGCGGGCCGATTTTAGGGCCG ATACTCGGGACTCTGGTAAT AGAGCGCTGGCAAACATGGACTGCGACTCTGTGGCTTCTCTCAGGCGTCACAGCCTTTACGACAGTGTTCATATTCTTCTTATTGCCCGAGACATTGAGCACCAATATCCTTCTACGCCGGGCACAAAGACTACGCAGACAGACGGGAGACCCTGCATATCAAAGTCAAGCCGAATTAGATACACCAGGCGCATCCCTTGCCGTGCGCATTGCTAGACAAACAGTGGATGACTTTAAACTCTCTTGCACGGACCCAGTGATCCTATTTGTCAACATGCATACAATGCTCATCTATGGCATACTGTACCTATGGTTTGAGTTCTTTCCATTCG TGTTCGATGGAATCTACCATTTCAATGATATTCAACAAGGCC TTGCATTCTTCGGTATCCTTGTGGGTGCCGCACTTTCCGTCATTGTATACGTCCTATGGTTATACTTTTCATACCAGCCACGGGTCGCAAATTCGGACATCATTGTCGAACCTGAAGCGCGTCTAGTCCCCGGTCAAATCGGAGCAGTGTGCATTCCGATCTGCCTCTTCATTTTTGCCTGGACATCTCGAGAGGG CGTACATTGGATCGTTCCTATCATTGGGACTGCTTTCTTTGCACCAGGCTTCTATCTCACATTCCAATCTGTACTAAATTACCTCGGAGAGTCCTATCCAAGATATATAGCAAGTGTGTTTGCTGGGAATACCTTCTTCCGAAGCTCATTCGGCGGTGCATTACCTTTGGCTGCTCCGCAGATGCTGAAGTCGCTCGGCATTGGATGGTCGTCGAGCACGTTGGGCTTTATTTCTGTTGCAATGCTTCCCTTACCTTTTATTCTGGAGCGG TATGGAAAGCGTCTGCGCTCGTGGAGCAAGTACGCCAACTAG
- a CDS encoding Zn(II)2Cys6 transcription factor domain-containing protein (COG:S;~EggNog:ENOG410PR0A;~InterPro:IPR036864,IPR001138;~PFAM:PF00172;~go_function: GO:0000981 - DNA-binding transcription factor activity, RNA polymerase II-specific [Evidence IEA];~go_function: GO:0008270 - zinc ion binding [Evidence IEA];~go_process: GO:0006355 - regulation of transcription, DNA-templated [Evidence IEA]), translated as MAKSQSRPPRRKACSNCIKSKVRCTLDRPACSRCKVTGRNCDYGTTSLASGQRNSSRLQEGHSGEAGSLESQSVPSPSIPEFSSRVLQTPPSLSYTPSPSANNIIWDPPTQQSQEPPVDATSKEKELNFEAIHLTPSSIAEDIRDRWLRPFFLPAHGRSETPKVCHPYTLQFLARILKTYPRYMLRDGRPPPIIHHVQVRENKTPRALANCYSLVRMWEQAVPGSEEIVMNTVAGEMARLASESPNQHDYELLSSFQAYLIYSVLIYFGPQGNFTDTIMITLMDMASQTARNGLFCDAELARTRPTWESWIVAATKRRAIFTLYLFSNIYNADRMLPNFVAEELRGVYAPGNKTLWEAADRETWNKEYDRYLLDWQDGSLEISELWPSPEKEEPERRRRIERWVQTVDEFGMMMYSVCAHIHGS; from the exons ATGGCTAAAAGCCAGAGTCGCCCCCCTCGAAGAAAAGCATGTAGTAACTGCATTAAGTCCAAGGTACGGTGCACTCTAGATCGACCCGCATGCTCTCGATGCAAGGTGACTGGCCGAAACTGCGATTATGGTACGACGTCTCTGGCTTCGGGGCAGCGAAATTCCTCTCGCCTACAAGAAGGACATAGTGGAGAAGCCGGTTCGTTAGAGAGTCAAAGTGTACCTTCGCCTTCAATCCCAGAATTCAGTTCAAGAGTGTTGCAGACGCCACCGTCTTTGTCATATACTCCCAGTCCTTCTGCCAACAATATCATATGGGACCCGCCAACCCAGCAGTCTCAGGAGCCTCCCGTCGATGCAACgtcgaaagaaaaagaactgAACTTCGAAGCGATCCATTTGACCCCGAGCTCTATTGCAGAGGATATTCGCGACCGGTGGCTTAGGCCGTTTTTCCTGCCTGCGCACGGACGAAGTGAAACTCCGAAAGTCTGCCATCCTTATACCCTACAATTTCTTGCAAGGATCTTGAAGACATATCCACGATATATGTTGAGAGATGGACGACCCCCTCCTATTATTCACCATGTCCAGGTCAGGGAGAATAAGACGCCTCGAGCACTGGCGAACTGCTACAGTCTGGTACGTATGTGGGAACAGGCAGTCCCGGGGAGCGAGGAGATAGTCATGAATACAGTCGCAGGGGAGATGGCAAGACTTGCCAGTGAG AGTCCGAATCAACATGACTACGAGCTCCTCTCTAGCTTTCAAGCCTACCTCATCTACTCAGTCTTGATCTACTTTGGCCCTCAAGGTAATTTCACAGACACGATCATGATAACCCTCATGGATATGGCATCTCAGACCGCTCGAAACGGCCTCTTCTGTGATGCTGAGTTAGCACGGACCAGACCGACATGGGAATCCTGGATTGTCGCAGCCACAAAACGCCGTGCAATTTTCACTCTCTACCTCTTTAGCAATATCTATAACGCTGACCGTATGCTACCTAATTTCGTCGCAGAGGAGCTGAGAGGCGTATATGCGCCGGGTAATAAGACACTATGGGAAGCAGCTGACCGAGAAACGTGGAATAAGGAGTACGATAGATACCTATTAGATTGGCAAGATGGAAGCTTGGAAATATCTGAATTATGGCCATCtccggagaaggaggagccggaacggaggagaaggatcGAACGCTGGGTTCAAACAGTTGATGAGTTCGGCATGATGATGTACAGTGTTTGTGCCCATATCCATGGGTCCTAA
- a CDS encoding uncharacterized protein (COG:S;~EggNog:ENOG410Q1NX) — translation MDNDKAEEALETLEQTCSILWNAKTGTVPTEVLARLPLSLVSLDHQSVTSGLNVRYFIPWKEGDLRRYERNLAPVEGNERISCDENVLLNGCPIGYRLSRPWGSGGEWAETMCSRLLTEVDIAPRKGTQGDMLALKSVTGWRHHIGIPDEPPIPQPWYIQRESYQWGPYCYWTLRGNKHPHVKASMFHGVDGIDGMVLREEIMVIILVMISRLENKDFRKHAVVPVMLFSFMRNRRGRILFAHCLGNRLVIKMSPLCPFEVEGEGWNDSLALFTRYQAAGPSSTDTTKFPVGPDGTS, via the exons ATGGACAACGACAAGGCTGAAGAAGCTTTAGAAACGCTGGAACAGACCTGCTCCATCCTCTGGAACGCTAAAACTGGCACTGTTCCAACCGAAGTACTCGCTCGTCTGCCGCTGTCACTTGTAAGCCTTGATCACCAGTCTGTTACCTCAGGGCTGAACGTGCGTTACTTCATTCCgtggaaggagggggatCTACGACGTTACGAAAGAAATCTTGCGCCCGTGGAAGGAAATGAGAGGATTTCATGTGATGAGAATGTTCTCCTAAATGGATGTCCGATAGGTTACAGATTGTCCAGACCATGGGGTAGCGGTGGGGAATGGGCGGAAACAATGTGTTCTCGTTTGCTTACAGAAGTGGACATTGCACCCCGCAAAGGCACTCAGGGTGATATGCTAGCCTTGAAGTCGGTGACTGGATGGAGACACCATAT CGGGATTCCCGATGAGCCCCCAATTCCACAGCCGTGGTACATACAGAGGGAAAGCTACCAATGGGGCCCATACTGTTACTGGACATTGCGCGGCAATAAACACCCACACGTCAAGGCCTCGATGTTCCATGGCGTTGATGGCATCGATGGAATGGTCTTAAGGGAAGAGATCATGGTTATCATTCTTGTAATGATCAGTCGACTGGAGAACAAAGACTTCAGAAAGCATGCTGTCGTTCCT GTTATGCTGTTTTCGTTCATGAGAAACCGCCGTGGCCGCATTCTATTCGCACATTGCCTGGGGAACAGACTCGTTATCAAGATGTCGCCTCTATGTCCATTCGAagttgaaggggagggatggaATGATTCTCTGGCCCTGTTTACGCGCTATCAGGCTGCTGGACCTTCATCAACAGATACAACCAAGTTTCCAGTTGGGCCTGACGGGACTTCTTAG
- a CDS encoding uncharacterized protein (COG:S;~EggNog:ENOG410Q2IB) — protein sequence MSDPDAKKKTEEVEKDSWAGSFALPETQDDWKMLEKLGKLKNSTLHSIKKMASGSKVLRKQFVMFWTIWPFPRPRDQFYQRIFEYGIDDATLKQAIAVVDGSKEFKRYLALIEAKIPADNLVESDGPAPLCPSYAIRRT from the coding sequence ATGAGCGACCCAgatgccaagaagaagactgaggaggtggagaaagACAGCTGGGCTGGTAGCTTCGCACTACCTGAGACCCAAGACGATTGGAAGATGCTGGAGAAATTGGGCAAGTTAAAGAATTCCACGCTACATTCGATTAAGAAGATGGCCTCAGGAAGCAAAGTGCTTCGTAAACAATTTGTTATGTTTTGGACTATATGGCCTTTCCCTCGACCTAGGGATCAATTTTATCAGAGAATATTTGAATATGGCATTGACGACGCAACTTTGAAACAAGCCATCGCAGTTGTTGATGGGTCTAAGGAATTCAAAAGATACCTGGCGTTGATAGAGGCCAAGATACCAGCTGACAACTTGGTCGAATCGGATGGGCCGGCTCCTTTATGCCCGTCCTACGCTATCAGGAGGACTTGA
- a CDS encoding L-threonylcarbamoyladenylate synthase (COG:S;~EggNog:ENOG410PJQR;~InterPro:IPR017945,IPR006070;~PFAM:PF01300;~go_function: GO:0003725 - double-stranded RNA binding [Evidence IEA]), whose protein sequence is MAPRFIPEKGTAPNVPRDAKLTHDTLKSGGVVIIPTDVGYALLTSTQAGVQRIFSAKDRREGHNIGIIGTYKQHREIHLLSEAKFEMTRVLTDDMAMIVGIIAKYDTENLHPRLAALEPATLSQVTKGDTVSIAVPEGPFLRELGRLCDDDPTGMLTFGTSANLSGQGQRFRVEDIEPKVINAVDLVVDYGLQKWQVYKRGGMNFDAENMKVLRKGAGYEVFRDRMLRWFPRLLEEAGVTMEEDPEYQARDPEA, encoded by the coding sequence ATGGCTCCCCGGTTCATACCCGAGAAGGGCACTGCGCCCAATGTCCCTCGCGATGCTAAACTGACCCACGACACTCTAAAGAGCGGTGGGGTCGTCATCATTCCAACAGATGTCGGCTACGCGCTCTTGACGAGTACGCAGGCTGGAGTCCAGCGTATATTCTCAGCCAAGGATCGTCGAGAGGGTCACAACATCGGCATAATCGGGACATACAAGCAACATCGAGAAATCCACTTGCTTTCGGAGGCCAAGTTTGAAATGACACGGGTTTTGACAGATGATATGGCGATGATTGTCGGGATTATTGCTAAATACGATACCGAAAACCTTCACCCGCGTTTGGCAGCTCTCGAACCGGCGACTCTATCACAAGTCACAAAGGGTGATACGGTCAGCATAGCAGTTCCTGAAGGTCCATTTCTGCGAGAGCTCGGTCGCCTTTGTGATGATGACCCGACGGGTATGTTGACCTTCGGGACTTCTGCCAATTTATCAGGCCAAGGACAGAGATTTCGGGTTGAGGATATTGAGCCCAAGGTGATCAATGCGGTAgacttggtggtggattATGGTCTACAGAAATGGCAAGTGTACAAGCGCGGTGGCATGAACTTCGATGCGGAGAATATGAAGGTGCTGCGGAAAGGAGCCGGATATGAAGTCTTTCGTGACCGGATGTTGAGATGGTTCCCTCGTTTGTTGGAGGAAGCCGGTGTGACTATGGAGGAGGATCCAGAGTATCAAGCCAGAGACCCGGAGGCTTGA
- a CDS encoding arabinan endo-1,5-alpha-L-arabinosidase (CAZy:GH43;~COG:G;~EggNog:ENOG410PH4A;~InterPro:IPR016840,IPR023296,IPR006710;~PFAM:PF04616;~SECRETED:SignalP(1-17);~go_function: GO:0004553 - hydrolase activity, hydrolyzing O-glycosyl compounds [Evidence IEA];~go_function: GO:0046558 - arabinan endo-1,5-alpha-L-arabinosidase activity [Evidence IEA];~go_process: GO:0005975 - carbohydrate metabolic process [Evidence IEA]), with protein MLLNLAALAILPGLAYAYANPEPCSGLCVISDPGLMRRVSDGKYFRFSTGGEITYATSDSLNGPWVGVGSVVPAGSKINLAGNTDLWAPDVHYIEQTYYVFYAVSTFGTQNSAIGLATSPTMELNTWTDHGSIGVSSHSGKLYNAIDPNLIKADGAFYMNFGSFYDDIYQVPMNAAGTKSAGSSAYNLAFNSTGSQAEEGAYMYQHGNYYYLFFSSGTCCGLDTDRPAPGEEYKIMVCRSTKATGGFVDKDGNDCQANGGTPVLESHDNVYAPGGQGVFDDPEYGPILYYHYLNTDIGYADGDKQFGWNVINWSGGWPSV; from the exons ATGCTTTTGAATCTTGCAgccctcgccatcctccccGGCTTGGCCTATGCCTACGCCAACCCTGAGCCGTGCTCGGGTCTATGTGTCATTAGTGACCCTGGTCTCATGCGCCGCGTATCCGATGGCAAATACTTCCGCTTTTCCACTGGTGGTGAGATCACGTATGCCACCTCGGATTCCCTGAACGGCCCCTGGGTAGGGGTTGGATCTGTTGTCCCTGCTGGTTCAAAGATCAACCTCGCTGGAAACACAGACTTGTGG GCACCCGATGTTCATTACATCGAACAAACCTACTACGTATTCTATGCGGTCTCCACGTTCGGCACCCAGAATTCTGCCATCGGCCTCGCCACCTCCCCTACCATGGAGCTCAACACCTGGACTGACCACGGATCGATCGGCGTTTCTTCTCACAGTGGCAAGCTTTACAATGCCATTGATCCCAATCTCATCAAAGCTGATGGGGCTTTCTACATGAACTTTGGCTCTTTCTACGACGACATTTACCAAGTCCCGATGAACGCAGCGGGAACCAAGTCTGCTGGCAGCTCTGCATACAACCTTGCCTTCAACTCCACGGGAAGTCAGGCCGAAGAAGGAGCATACATGTACCAGCACggtaactactactatctttttttctcgtCGGGTACATGCTGTGGCCTTGACACCGATCGGCCGGCCCCTGGCGAGGAGTATAAGATTATGGTTTGTCGCAGCACCAAGGCTACCGGTGGATTT GTCGATAAAGATGGCAATGATTGCCAGGCTAACGGCGGCACTCCCGTTTTAGAAAGTCACGATAACGTCTACGCACCTGGTGGCCAGGGTGTCTTTGATGATCCCGAATACGGACCGATCCTTTACTACCATTACCTCAACACTGACATCGGCTATGCTGATGGCGACAAGCAGTTTGGCTGGAATGTCATTAACTGGTCTGGAGGATGGCCCTCTGTCTAA
- a CDS encoding uncharacterized protein (COG:T;~EggNog:ENOG410PW6S;~InterPro:IPR004839,IPR015424,IPR015421,IPR015422;~PFAM:PF00155;~go_function: GO:0003824 - catalytic activity [Evidence IEA];~go_function: GO:0030170 - pyridoxal phosphate binding [Evidence IEA];~go_process: GO:0009058 - biosynthetic process [Evidence IEA]) — MEITSARGRALAAQKPAFLDVLGDLWDAQSNPEGIVNLGLAENTLMHAEMMEFVNSNAQFDAHVLTYGDGFSGSHRLKNAICQFLNRYFNPQTALYPCDIAVTSGVSNALECCAWALADAGDYILVGRPYFNAFKTIFGTRPQIGLIEVAFGTTDPFSIAAINEYERTWAEAKRKGLQVKALLLCSPHNPLGRCYSDDALKEYMKFCSRNGLHLISDEIYAQSVWENPRLPDAPTFKSILSFKIEEFMDPRMVHVVWGLSKDYGSTGLRIGCLISKYNRKLLDAVEGISLYNFPSSVADRIASSLLTDDRFLEEYTSTNRSRLAESYQFATRFLQAHNIPYVECNAAFFIWLNLGALMKSRTATDQDILARLRQEKVYIAPGTIYAAEETGWFRMVFAHPPHVLKEGLSRMIRAVRSD; from the exons ATGGAAATTACTTCAGCAAGAGGTAGGGCGCTCGCAGCCCAGAAACCGGCCTTCCTGGACGTTTTGGGGGATCTCTGGGATGCGCAGTCCAATCCCGAAGGTATAGTCAATCTGGGTCTGGCCGAGAAT ACCCTCATGCATGCAGAGATGATGGAATTTGTCAACAGCAAT GCCCAATTTGACGCACACGTATTAACCTACGGGGACGGGTTTAGTGGCTCACATCGGCTTAAAAATGCCATCTGCCAATTCTTGAACCGTTATTTCAACCCCCAAACTGCACTTTATCCGTGCGACATTGCCGTCACGTCAGGTGTCAGCAACGCACTCGAGTGCTGTGCCTGGGCTTTAGCCGATGCTGGTGACTACATCCTTGTCGGACGCCCCTACTTCAATGCTTTCAAGACTATATTTGGAACGCGACCACA GATCGGATTAATTGAAGTCGCCTTCGGCACAACCGACCCGTTCAGCATCGCCGCTATTAACGAGTATGAGCGGACTTGGGCAGAGGCGAAAAGGAAAGGCCTACAGGTCAAGGCTTTACTGCTGTGCTCGCCACATAATCCTCTTG GACGCTGCTACTCCGACGATGCCTTGAAGGAGTATATGAAGTTTTGTTCCAGAAACGGACTTCATTTGATCAGCGACGAAATCTACGCGCAGTCTGTCTGGGAAAATCCGCGCCTTCCTGATGCGCCCACTTTCAAGTCGATATTATCATTTAAGATAGAGGAGTTCATGGATCCAAGAATGGTGCATGTTGTTTGGGGGTTAAGCAAA GATTATGGTTCAACGGGCTTACGAATCGGATGCCTAATCAGCAAATACAACAGAAAGCTTTTGGACGCAGTAGAAGGGATATC ACTTTATAATTTCCCGTCCAGCGTTGCAGACCGTATCGCCTCATCATTACTTACAGATGACAGGTTCTTGGAGGAATACACCTCGACCAACAGGAGTCGGCTTGCAGAAAGCTATCAATTTGCGACAAGGTTTCTCCAGGCCCATAATATTCCCTACGTGGAGTGCAACGCTGCCTTTTTTATATGGTTGAACCTGGGGGCTCTGATGAAAAGCCGAACAGCCACTGATCAGGACATCCTTGCTAGGCTTAGACAAGAAAAGGTGTACATCGCGCCGGGAACTATTTatgctgcagaagaaacaGGGTGGTTTCGCATGGTGTTTGCGCATCCACCACACGTCTTGAAAGAAGGTCTAAGTAGGATGATTCGCGCTGTCCGGTCGGATTGA
- a CDS encoding uncharacterized protein (COG:S;~EggNog:ENOG410PYUG) → MNYQRPPFEPLQFVPARDRETMLDLPVRGVDVVAHDPLENGGNHWCFYLNVTDTTSVQVDMTPSYSIPGATNPNGSKGFLIISYLEHSVPISTTAQKVVRMNARPGCRARDFLNLILSQKRHQYEFNFAGEGCRFWTTQQIDLFGRSGFLINPSQAEAARDAILTKWPSGVWYPLVVGTYYP, encoded by the coding sequence ATGAACTATCAGAGGCCCCCTTTCGAGCCCTTGCAGTTCGTCCCCGCACGAGACAGGGAGACGATGCTGGATCTTCCAGTTCGGGGGGTTGATGTCGTCGCCCATGACCCGCTTGAAAATGGCGGCAATCACTGGTGCTTTTATCTCAATGTTACGGATACTACGTCGGTGCAGGTTGACATGACTCCGTCCTACAGTATCCCTGGTGCCACAAACCCCAACGGCAGTAAGGGCTTTTTGATCATTAGCTATCTAGAGCACTCTGTTCCAATATCGACTACGGCACAGAAAGTCGTGCGAATGAACGCTCGCCCTGGCTGCAGAGCGCGAGATTTCCTCAACTTAATACTGAGCCAGAAGCGTCATCAATATGAGTTTAACTTtgcaggagaaggctgcAGATTTTGGACCACCCAGCAAATTGACCTCTTTGGAAGATCTGGGTTCCTCATCAACCCTTCCCAGGCTGAAGCCGCGAGAGACGCTATTCTGACGAAGTGGCCCAGTGGAGTTTGGTACCCTCTTGTGGTTGGCACCTACTATCCCTGA